One Phocoena phocoena chromosome 5, mPhoPho1.1, whole genome shotgun sequence genomic window, CCTAAGCACACAGCACACACTTCCGATCTGTCAGGATTCACTCAGAGGAGCCCCTGGGGCCTTCCTGGGTTTAGGATTTGGAAGACTCAACAAAGGTAGGACAAGGGTTCAGGAAAACATAGGGCTCTGCTTGAAGAAATGCAATGCCTAGTGCAGAAGGGCAGGCAGCGACATCAATATAAGGGCAGACAAAACACCTTTTCAGAGACAATGGGATGCCCAAGCTTTTGGAGGGTGCACTTGAGAACAAGGAGTCCAGCTACGGGAACAGACAAGCATATCTACCTCCATGTAGAATAGCTTATGGGACTGTGAGAGCTCACAGGCTTTGGATTTTTCTCTCCCCAAACAGAAGAAACTTGCTTCCACATATGAGTCAgggttggttgttgttttttcatctgAGCTCTGATTCATCTCTGTTCCTAAGAGATCTCTTTAAGCTCCTGTTCCAGTTCTAGCCTGTGTTAACCTCTCCAAGTGCCAGGCCCTTGGGTGAGAAGCCCTGCCTTCCTGTGGAATTTCTCATCTTCTGTGAGACAAGCTGACTCTTTTCTTCATACCTCCACCATTAACAAAAGACAATACAAAAAATTCctctacttttaatatttccaGCTGGCTTAGAATAGCAAGTTTTTGGATTCTATTCCATCTAATTTAGGGAAGAGacataggtatttttttttcagagatgcTCAGTTTTCGGTAATGTGAGCCTAAAgatttataaaatagatttatattaaattatgttaATAGAAGCCTAGTAAATGCACCATTTAATTGCATGGAAAAAAATGTTCCCTTTTAAGAGGTCTGTCACCTTAACAGGTACATTCAAAGATTCCCTGTGAATAATGAAAATAGGAACAATTGCTTTGATGCACTGAGCTGCATTCATGTCTAGGACAGCTTTAGGCTGTGTTTGGAGAGGATGGGAGGAGCTCCTTTTAAAGCAGTGATTGCTCCTTTAAACCCAATTTCCTCTAGCAAATAGGTTCTATTGGAAGTGTCATTCTCCATCTCTCTTACACCCTTAAGCCTGGACCTGAGATCTTACCCAGAGCTCACTACAGTCTTCCCTGAGGTTCAGCTTTTTGCTCCTTCCCCTAGCCCAACTCTGagcctcttcctgcctccctcaaAGAAATCTCCCAAGCAGCGCCATGAAAAATGAGTGGAAACTGCACGAAAGATAGAAGTgcgaagcaaaaaaataaaaaaattctagtGAAAATAACTCTTTTCTTCCCACATACATTAACACCACCAAGAGtccacacacacacttgtgtaCATGCACATACGCACACAGACCCTGTTGCCCTCTGTGACCACTTTGAGTTAGAACAATCACCCTTCTGGCAATTCTCTGATCACAGTCAGGGTGGGCCAAGCAAACTGCATTTCTAATCCTGATTAGATGTAACTGGGCAGCAGTGGTGAGGAGTGGGGgtaaggggaaggaggaggaagccaGAAAGTCAAAGACTTCACAGCCCCAACTTTTTGTTTCTCCTAAAATATCTATGGATATCCTTGGGGGGGGATATggtggggggttgggagggggcaGTAAACTATGATGGCCACTTCAGAATtaggagaggaggtgggatcTACCATCACCAGGGTCTCTATCACCTGGGGCCATGAACACCCCAGGGATGGGCTGCTGGGTCCCTTCTGCCCTGGGCATGGTTTGCAATCAAGAAgccttgctggggcttccctggtagcgcagtggttgagagtctgcctgccaatgcaggggacaccggttcgtgccccggtccggggagatcccacatgccgcggagtggctgggcctgtgagccatggctactgagcctgcgcgtccggagcctgtgctccgcaacgggagaggccacagcagtgggaggcccgcgtaccgccaaaaaaaaaaaaaaagaagccttgcTGTGTGCCACCGTCATTGTTAGACCCTTGGCCTTGGGCTTGGGTTGGTCACTGAGTGGGAGGGTGAAGGGGAAAGGTCTCTGCTCCTCCTCTTTGCTGGGAATTCTGGACTGGGTCAGGGCACAATGGCAGGAGGTTATTCTTCCCGCTGTccatcctccccagcccccagctctttTCCTGTTTAAAGAGGTGGATTCATCCATGCTAATGGTTCCTGCTGCTCACTTCTTTTCTCCTAATGGAGCAAGGTCCTgatttttaattctcatttttattctctttctctctttccatcatGTGGGTATAGGCCCCTAAGAGGCCATGTTTTGGAGGAACAGAGTTCTGTGTTTCAAGTGGGGCATATTGAAAAACTAGCATCTAGTGCTTCCCAGATAGAAATAGTCAAGCGTGACTCCACACATCTTAAACATTCCTCTTTTAATAAATCTGGGAACACTTCTCTTAGAGTGTTTGATATCAAGATTGTTTAACAGAATATTTGTACATCTGAGTGTTGGCTTAGGTGTTCTTACCCTAAGATGAAACTGTGGGCCTTTAAAATCAGACAGATTCCCAAAACCTTATTCCCAATCTTCAAAAACATCAACtgatttttttgagggggggtgGGCGTTGGGGACGTGTAAAATAGGAGACAAGGAGACTTCATGGTTCACTCTGAAAGTGACAAGAAGATTCACTGGAGAAcgtttctttggagaatgtccAGCGTCTTTGCCTCAATCTTTTTGCCTCTGGTGCAGGATTCACtgtttctcctctcttccctaaGGAATTTCCCtgaagacaggaaggaaaggTACCGAGCAGCCAACCCCAAACCAGGCACGGAGGGCTGGCCCCGCGTCTCCGTTGCCGGGCCATAGAGCTGGGCGAGTGCAGCATCGGTGTGGCAAGCGGGTGGCTCAGCACTCTGGGCGCAGGGCCTGGGTGCGGGTAGCGAGGAGAAGTGCAGATGCTCTGGTCCCTACTGGGCAGGGACTTGGGGAGGGCCAGGCCCGAGTGCGGGACGACAGAGTGGCCGGGCTGAGAGTGGATGGGTAGGGGACGGGGTTGCCTGTCCACCTCTCAGATGAGGCTTCGCTTTGGGCAGGGGCTCTTTGGCCTTCTTGTTATTTCCTGTGAAGGAATTCTTCCTTAGCTGCCAGTTCTTTGTGCTACGAAactcccttcctcccagccctgtACCGGTGCCCGGAGACGCCTGTTtattgggaaggagggagacggaATCTTTGGAAAAGGCAGTGGTCAGCGCCCCTTCTCCTTCGCGGTGGGCAGGGCGAGGGGGCCCAAAGCTCTGcttgtgtgtgaaagagagagggcCATCCAGAGCCTGAGCCTCCCAGGCCCGGGGCCAGGAGCAAGTCAGATGTCTGTGACTGCTGCACAGGATCGGGCCCAGGTCACTGCACAAAGCGGCGGCAGCTCCCTATTCAGTACGCACCGTccagcctctcctctcccctgcctgccctggccAGCACCAGAATGAGAGATGACGACGGGCCTCaggagtgtctgtgtgtgtgtgtgtgtgagagagagagagagagagacagagagagacagagagacagagagagagagagagagagagagagagagatggagagagagagggagagagagagagagagacagagagagagagggagagagagagagggagtgagagtgAGGGAGTGTCTGGGCGGGGAAACCCATACTAGAGCCTAACCCCACCTGGTGAGGTTTCAGTTCCTACAGACCTAAAGTAAATCAGACCTAAAGAAGTGTGAGTATGTGTGTTGTAAACAGTTCCTATGGCTTGGACTTTTTAGGTGGCATCTTtagagaaaataatcaaaaacaaCCCCAGCGGGTGTTTGTGGAACTCAGCTTGCAGGGAATGAGATTGCAGGGAATGAGATCTCCTAGTTTCCATGTTTCCAGCTTCACTCTCTCCCTTAAAGAACAGAACCTAGCTGTGCTGAAGAGAGAGCCAGGTTGCCTTGCTGAGGGCAAAGCCAAAGTAAGTCTTCTCCAGGGCCAGGATTGCGCGAATGCACTCTGCAACGTGATGGGAAGAGAGGGACTAGAAAGGAACTAATTTAGGTTAAAGTTAGGGAGACCAGAGAAAAAACCCAGAAGTCCGAAGGCACCTGTGAGCTATTTTGGAAAAGTGAGAATGTAAGTCTTTGGACAAAATAATTCCCTattcctgaacttttgttttctcAGCAGTGGTGGAAACCAGCTAATTTCTTAGCTAGACAAACTCGGAAAAACGGTATTGTTTCTAGTCACTTGTAGCATCATTTGTAACTTTGCATGTGTTTGCTTCAAACCTGTTTGATGAATTGTTGCCCTTCCTAAAACAATTCCTACTATTCAGATTCCTTTACATAATTCAGGTTTTAGTACTGAGAgagatgaagaaggaaagaaagggaggagggactgatacagaaaataaatactagGTAAGGGATTTTCACCCTCTCCtgctaaataaatttaaaggttTGCCTGTCATTAATTGTCAGTGTCACTCTAAATGGAGTGATGTATCCTGTCAATTGTGAGGAATTGAGCTATTTTAAGAATGGGGAGTACTACCTGGTAGACAGCATCATGACGGAAGGTGTCTTCTTGGCAGAAGTTTCGGTGACACAGAAATCCTATAGAGCCACAAACTCCCTCAACCAAGAGACCCACATTACCAAGTTATAGTCATTACTTTGCTCTAAATTCTCAGACACTTTTATTCCCTGTCCATAAGGGGGAGAGAAAGATGGGGGAAGATGGAGAAAGCAAGCATCACAAATTTAAAACcttgattttgtttcatttatttaaataaatataaatataaattttatataaaactatTCACAAGGAGACTTCCAGTGACTTGGATTTTAAACTCTCCCCAGGCAAATTTTCAGAAAGCAAGACCTACAGGGTTTAATTTTCTAAGTTATTTGCAATTCAGtactttcattaaaaacaaaacaaaacaaaaagaatcaagaaaCCCCGTGTTCTTATCAGGTTCTGAAAGACAGGGAAAGGGAAATGACATGCGCTTTCAAAAACCCACATACAGTTTTAAACTTAAACCAacccttttttctttgttatatgaCGAGACTTAGTTGAATCtagattatttacattttaaaaaaatgatctatAACTGCGAGTGGAGTCCCAAACAAATAGATCAAGTAGGAGACAGAAGTGTCAGGCCCGTCATGTAAGCCCCCGGGAATACCTGTCTCCACCTTCTCCAGGCAGAACAACCGAAAGGCCAAGGATTTTGGCCCCTGGGTGCCTGCCGCGTCGcgttgtgtgtgtgtagggggtgggggagggattacGGGAGCGTGTAGGGAGAGGTGGGGCAGCCCTCCCTCATAATGGGGAAATCTCCTTGTCATCGTTGGCCGAGACCGGCGACAAGGAGTCCTCGTCCTCTGAGCGCGCGTAGTGCGCCTGGCTGCCGACGCACTTGCAGCCCGTGTGGCTGTTCCTCTGTgtgcccttcccttccttcttatGCTTCACCCTGCGGTTCTGAAACCAGATTTTCACCTGCTTCTCTGACAGGTTCAGGTACGTGGCGATCTCGATCCTCCGGAGTCGAGACAAGTACATATTGGAAGAGAATTCCCGCTCCAGCTCCAGGAGCTGCGTGCTAGTGAACGCCGTCCTCATCCTCTTGCCATTGGGTACCTGGCTGGCCTCCGAACCCCCTGCAGACGGGCCAAGAGAGGGCAGAGAGGTAATTCTCGGGGGTGGATGTGGGGAGGCGCTCCCACCCCAAGTGCCATCCCTTGGAAAGGATGCCTCGCAGGGACTCACCCGTGAAGCTCAACCAAATACCTGTATCCATCTCTTACTCTTTCTCATTTCAAGACACATCGTTACTTAACCGGGAAGGACAGGGACGCCCAAAGCAAGTGAAGGCCTTTGATGTTCGGGACGTAAAGTCAGAGGATtaaagtggggggcgggggaggggttgCATTGTCCGGTCGTCTCCCTTCAAGCCTAGCGGAAAGGCAGGCAGGCTTAGCCCAAAGCAACGACCCAGCCAGCCTCGACGCCGGAATGCCACACTTAAGTACAAATACACCCACCCCGGACCTCAGTCAGTTAACCTCCGATTTCTCAGCCCTCAAGTTCGAAGTCCCAAAGGCCCCGATGTTATGCAAGACTCGGGCACTAGATACCGGGAGTGAAGCTCACCAGGCTGCTTGGAGAGGCTGAGAAGGCTAACTCCCACCTTCGTGGAACTTCTGGGGACGACTCCACAGTTATACTaaaagcccctcctccctccctaccccGCCCCCAGGATCCCACTTCATCCCCTGAAGGCGGAAAGTTTGCTCCCGGGAGCGGGCAAGGAAGGCACAGCGCGTAGGTGCCCAGAAACCCGGCCCTACCCATGGTGAGGCAGTGGAATCTCCGCGGGTCCGCCACGTTGTAGGTGGTGGCGGTGCAGACAGGTGCGTGGTGCTGCGGGTGCCCCAAggccgccgcggccgccgcggccgccgccgcagccgccgccgctgcAGCCGAGCCGGGCTGCtggggctggtggtggtgatggtggtgctgcggagggtggtggtgatggtgcgCGTGGCTCACACGCGGGCAGAATTGTGCGTCCCCAGGACCCGAAGAGAACTGACTCTTGAGCAGGGGCAACGCCCCGGCGGCTGCCGCCGCCCCGCCACCCCCGGCCCCGGCACTCCCGGTCCCTGCGCTCCCGCAGCTGGAGCTCGCGGGCCCCCGAGGGGAGTGCAGGTGCGAAGTGACGCAGAGCGGGCAAACGCAGAACGCACCGCTCTTGCGGGACGGGCAGCCCGTCCCGGACACGGACATCACCAACGGGGATGGCATGCCCAGCGGGATGAAGAAATCTGGCCCGGGGTGCGGCTCAGGAAGCGAGGGCGCGGGCCGTGAGGAGTCCTTGATGATGAGCGAGTCGACATAGAAGGAGCGCGACATGTCGCGAGGGGTGGGTGGCTGGAGGGCCCGGCCGGCCGTggcgccccctcccctctcctgtccTGAGCTCTGCCCCAGGCGCGGCGCGAACGCAGGCGGTCAAGCCCTTGGGGACGCGGAGGTGTCGGCGTCTGGGCTGCGAACAAAGGGGTCCCTGGAGAGGGCTGGTCCTCACGTCCCCCGCCCGACGCCCAGGCTCCGGGATTTTATAGCCCCCACCCCGACACGTGATGCTGCGGAGTACCGCTCGTCTCAGGCTCCTCGGCAGCTCCCCACCCTCGGGATAGGCTGCCCGAGTCACAACAGAAGCGGCGAGGAGGGGCGGGTGCGCGGCGGGGAAGAATTcggaggagggggatgggggagactTTGTAAAGTGTAGGTTTTGTTAATTTCGCGGGGAGGCCGgcctcctccccttctttctccaCGCTTTCCCGAGAAATCGCAGAGCTGCatcctccatcccacccctctccctAGCCTGGGCCCCAGCCCAACTCTTCCTCGCTTCCGGCCACAGATCGCACCAGGTGGGGACTTTGAGGCCTTTCTAATAGGAATGCCTAGTGCTCCTTGCTCTTCTGTGCCAGCCGCGGATAAGTCACGGCCTAGTGTGAAGCCTACTACGGTTTAGAACAGGATTGTGTGGCGGTGGGCTGGCAGGGACCCAGTCCCGGAGCGCAGCTTGGGACAcggacggacacacacacacacacacacacacacactcactcacacacagagTCCCCTAGCTTTGGAACTGGCCAAGGTCATTCAGGTGGTTGGCTGGTGAGGGATCCGGGGGGCATAGCAGAGAGGCCTCCCAGCTCAGAAGTGGAGCTTTTCATTCTGATGCTTGGGAAGTTCTAAAATGCCTTTGCACTTGGGGCCTTCTGGGGCCACTCAGATCAACGACCCTTCCTTGTGCCTCTTTCTAACCTGAAACCACCCCCCTTGGCAAAGAGAGACATTGAAGGTACGCTCTTGTCTTTCTCCGAGTGGTCCCACTGCTGCATTTGCAGACCAGTCCTACAAACTCCATCTCAAGGACTTTGGGGAGAGGACCAAATCCCGGCCCTTCCGGAGACTGGGCAGGGGTTGAGGGCAGCCTTCGTTCTGAGTCCTGCTACCTCGTGCTTAGGCTGCTAACCAGGAAGTTCTCTCCCCTATGCACGCCTTTTAAAGCCCATAAAGGTTTTGAAGGGAATTGAGTCACTCAGTGAATCCTGCCTCAGGATGGGAGAAGTGGCTTGGTAAAGGAAACCTCTCTGAGTGGCGGTGGAAGACTGGTGCACCAGTGGCTGGTGAGAGAGGGTGGCTGCCCACCTAAGGGCTATTGATCTTTCTGGGGAAGCAAGGCTGCAGAAGTGacagctttctcttctttttccttgtggAAAATCTGGCTGGAGCAGGGAGGGTGAGCAACAGCTACAAGTCCAATCCTTTCCCCCGAACAGCAAACTTCAGGCCTGAGATAACAAGGGTGCTGAGAAACTGGGGGACGGGACTCCCTCCACCTGTGAGAACCAAGGGCCCAAATCCTAGGGGAGTATCCGCTTCTCAGCTGGTGACATGGctgtctctctgtcctctctccttccccctttccatCTCTGTGACCGTCTCTCTTGCCTGCTAGAGAAGTGTAATTGGGTTGTAGGGACGACCCCGCTCTGGGGAGCCCAGGATTTATGGATGGCAATTAAAGTTTTATGAATTGCAGCTGAGGCTGGTTATTGAGCTATTTGAATGTGATTAGAATTCAATTAGAAAGCGGTTAGTGGACGGTGGGTCTCCAGAGTGTAAACAGACAGCTATTCCAGAAATGTGCTAATCCAACATCTTGTGACAACAATTAAGGAGTCTCAGGGCTTAACGCAGGGCAGCTCAGCTGTAACTACTTTTGTACCACAAGgtttgctgctgcagccatcgCAGGCGCTCAGCCTCAACCCAGCCTGCCTGGCCCAGCCTGCCCTCGCTCACAATGGGAGAATCCGGGCAGTTCCCGAATCATTCCAGCCTCAGAAAGAAAACTGGGAGCTCAACCATTGGGAGGTGCTTAATGGCAGGATGTTTGTATAGGCCTAAATTGTCCAAACAGGTGCCGTGATTTCCCTGTTGACTTTGcaagtgtatatatacatttcacttaaaattttatataatatatatttatatgtatttattcactTTGACCTGCAGTGGTTCTAGTTCTGCTCTTGGGAAGAACTTCTATGCTAATGTGCTGGGAGCTGTGCTTATGTGAGGATCCTTTTATTTTAGAGAATCCTAATTATGATGCTTGAGCATCTAACTCGATTTATGTCTGCCTACAGAAACCTCCGGTTGGTGTGCTGGTGAATTTTGagaaaagtgagaggcccgtaggGTTACTTAGGGCTGCGAGAGGAGTAGCGGCTTGGGGCCAGACTGAGGCTGAAAGCAGACCATGACCAAGAAATTTGTCTATTAGGATACTCGGTTAACTGCTTGAGCCCACCAAGAGCAAGTATTTTGGGGTCACGTTCCACATTGGAGTCTCTTCTGAGACTCTTCTCTTCAGTTCTCTTTGgatctctcagtctctctccccacccccctccctctttccttcactCCAGCCCCGTCTTCAGAAGCTCCCCAACCCCATGTGCCTTGCCATCGTTCCCCTGCCCAATGACCCTGTGGACAGCTTTGCGGCTGGCCCTGCCCAGACCTGCCCTCCCCCAGGACTGCAGCGCCTCCAACCCATTCGGAGCAGAAAGGGACCCTGGGCACACCATCGGCGTGCCCCCATGGTGCCCCCGCTAACACCCAATTTTATTTCTCAGTGATTCTGTCCGATAAAATTTCATCGTCCATTAAGTAATCCCTGAAATGAGAGCTCTTATGAGCCTATAATGAGCTCTAATTGCCACGACTTGGGGAGCCACGTGGAAGGATTTATTCGGTATTAAGCAGTTGGGTACAGAGTACAGGCTGTTACCTAAGCCATTACTTTCATAATTCAAGGAGAAAATTAGTTCTTTTAAAGGGGGGGGGgaatcctttgatttttttcccccttttgctgGGGATGACAGAGATGGCTTTGCTTTGTCTTTTATGATGTCACAAATGTGAAGGTAACAGGAATTGTCCCCACCATCCCCCAGCCTTGCCCAGTCAGGACACCCCACCCTTACCCtcaactgaggaaaaaaaaatcaaagcagttCAGAGGCACCACCTTCTTGCCTCTGGACTCTCCAGCTTGAGTCTGGATGAGCAGTCTCCTCGCAGCCCAACCTTGAGATTCGAATTCTTGGATATACCTTTCAGAAAGTCTCCCAGTACTTTCCCCCATCTGGGATCACACCGGATCTGAACCGcacattttcctcttccttctctctcttcctgtttcttttcacaGGCAAAAACAGGGAAATAAAGGGCGTGGACTAAACCTTACTTATTCCGCAACCCTAGAGTTCTGACCTATTGATGTGCTTACTGTTTTTCTCTGGCTCGAAGTCTTACTttgcccctccctctgctccccctAAAGCTTCGCCCCCTCCACCCCAagtccattttttccctctcagTTGCAGCATTTGCCCACACGGTTCTCCCACCCCAAACAGAGGAGACCGCGAGCAGGGCGGGACAGCCGGGAGTTGGCGGGGCCGCCTTGGATTTATTTGCTCCTCTTACATTGATTTCATATTAGTTTCCAAAGCAATGAATGATCTCAAAGCTGGGTTTTGTTAGCGGAACACAAACAGGAGACAGGACTTACTTGCCCCCAGCTCCCTTTAATGAGGTCATTATCAAAGCGTGAACAAGTCTATGAATGTTTTATTGAAAGCGCATCGTTAACTTGTATCCATCCTTTTCTCTGAGTGGCATTGTGATATTGCTGTCTGTGGCACATCTTACCCGATATAGCCAGAGATTTCCCCATTCTCTGTAACCAGGCAACCCTTTCTGAATACCCAAAAATTGAAAAGAACTGCTTAGTCTTCAAGAAAGTCCTCAATAATAGTGGAAAAGAACAAAGATCCAGGAGACAACAAAATGCCACAGGGGTGACTTTTCATGAGCAATTATCTCTCATTAATCAGAAGAACAGCTGcaatattaattttctctctttcttcctcttttttcacaGTCCCCAACATTTGAATAATCATAAATTTCGATTTTATGAAGGAGTCACATTTTCAGGGGCTGGAGGAAAGCAGCTACCTAGGTGAAGACAAGGAGAAAATGCTCtcatttgatttttgttgttgtttgggtaAAGCTGccaacaaagcaaaatgaaaagaatatttaagtaagagagaaaaataccAGAGAAAATGGTccttcccctccagcccctcccttcctctaGATGGTGGCTGAGAATCAGGACTGTTTTCCCGCTCGCATTCTTTCCTCCCGCTGCTCAGACCCATTCCCCAGTTCTGCTCAGATCAGGGTGGAGGGAAATGTCCCGGCGTCTGGCGTGGGAGTTTCAGCTGGGGTTCTGCCCGTTTAACTTGCAAACGTGAAGCCAAGCATTGTCGATATGACCAAAGAGACACTCTTTGGGCGTAACTTGCATTGTGGCCATCAAAAGCCCGCCAGCTTTGGATGAACCGAGACGTGCATTCAGCAGAAATGGGGCGCTCGCTCTCTTTTCAGGAGCCAGAGAGGCAATTGTTCACAGGATATGTAGCCAGGGTGGAAAACGGGGTCCCCAGATAAGGCTGTAACCTACAAACGGGCTTGGGGGAGTTAAAAGACTCTCATTAAAGCCAAGGCTGCAATTAGCAAATACACACTCTTAGGGAACCCAAACTCTTGAAAAAGCGCGAGTCGGGATGAAAGAGGGGCAGTTGGGAGTCAGCCCTCACATTTCTGCGCTGGCTGAGCGGTGAGGGACTCAGGTCCTGGCTTCCCCTTCAGCTGCCCCAGTACTGTTACTTTTAATCCATGGTCGGGGGAGGCCGGTCCATGGAGAGGGCAGGCTGCGGGCCTTGGGCTCAGCCACCACCGAGAAATGATCTTGCTTCTCCCCAGTGTTTATTCAGAACCGACGGGCCTTTGAGAAACCTGAATTCGCCTTTGTGCTCACCACAGGCACAAGAGTTCAATTCGGCCCTCAGAGAGGAAGGGGGGGGGAAGGTTCTGGGAAAGAAGTGAGGAGCTTGGCTGAGAATTTCAGGAACAGCCTTCTGAACAGAGTTTTGATGGCACCCAGTCCCCACCACACAGCCTTTCTGCTCCCCCCTTCCCCTTAATTAATATTCGCCCAGTCCCAAATCCTTAAGCCTAACAAGGCATCCCTACCCCACCCTTAAAGCTCCTCTCTGTCATCAgaataaaatttattgagcaccaactcaGTGCCCAGCGTGTGCTAGGCACTGCAGGGAGCAAGCCTGAAAAGGCCGAGACTGTATCCAATAGAATATTGTTTCACTTTACTAACAATGGTCTGAGGTGGGGAACAATTACCCGGATAATTGAAGCAAATGCTGCACCGCCCTccttctcccattctctctcggcgcttgccatttttaaaaaaatctacgtTTTTCAAAGTTGGTGGTTTTGGGTTAGAATCGGGTAGCTGGGAGTGTAAGGGGAGGGCTGAATTAGCACCAATTCTCCACTTCCCTTGGCCTAAGTTTGCTGAAATAGCTGCTTAGTAATAGGATTCAAgacaattttttatatataaaaaaattgttACAAAAAAGAGAGCGAACCTTTATAATTTTTAGCAATCTGGCCTTTCTGGTGTTCAACCTCGGTCATCTACAAAAATCTCCTGGAGAGTACGGATGCCCTAGAGATTTTGATTTAATGGTGTGTGGCCAGAAcacaacttaaaaacaaaaagcatgggTCACTTTCTATGTGGTCCTGAAGGTGGTGAGAGTTGAGAAATAACAAATTCTACCCTCATTTATCCAAGATaataacccctctgagcctcattcaACAATTGATAGTTGTTGAAAGTGTGtaatgagtgcctactatatgccaagttTGGTGCCAGGGAGTTCCCTTGCACAAGACCCGTCCCCCTGGGTGCTTCC contains:
- the GSX2 gene encoding GS homeobox 2 is translated as MSRSFYVDSLIIKDSSRPAPSLPEPHPGPDFFIPLGMPSPLVMSVSGTGCPSRKSGAFCVCPLCVTSHLHSPRGPASSSCGSAGTGSAGAGGGGAAAAAGALPLLKSQFSSGPGDAQFCPRVSHAHHHHHPPQHHHHHHQPQQPGSAAAAAAAAAAAAAAAALGHPQHHAPVCTATTYNVADPRRFHCLTMGGSEASQVPNGKRMRTAFTSTQLLELEREFSSNMYLSRLRRIEIATYLNLSEKQVKIWFQNRRVKHKKEGKGTQRNSHTGCKCVGSQAHYARSEDEDSLSPVSANDDKEISPL